One part of the Anaeromyxobacter sp. Fw109-5 genome encodes these proteins:
- the tsf gene encoding translation elongation factor Ts, with amino-acid sequence MAEVNANMVKELREKTGAGMMDCKKALAEAGGDFAKAEEVLRKKGLAAAAKKSSRAATEGQVASYIHMGGKIGVLVEVNCETDFVARTDGFQALVKDIAMQIAAAAPQWVRRDEVPADVVAKELEIAKAQMRDQKKPEAILEKIAQGKLEKFYEQFCLLDQPFVKEDKKKMSEVLTDAVAKIGENIQVRRFARFVLGEGLEKKQENLAEEVAKAAGLQK; translated from the coding sequence GTGGCCGAAGTGAACGCGAACATGGTGAAGGAGCTCCGCGAGAAGACCGGGGCCGGCATGATGGACTGCAAGAAGGCGCTCGCCGAGGCCGGCGGCGACTTCGCGAAGGCGGAGGAGGTGCTCCGCAAGAAGGGCCTCGCCGCCGCCGCCAAGAAGTCCTCCCGCGCCGCCACCGAGGGCCAGGTCGCGAGCTACATCCACATGGGCGGCAAGATCGGCGTCCTCGTGGAGGTGAACTGCGAGACCGACTTCGTCGCCCGCACTGACGGCTTCCAGGCGCTGGTGAAGGACATCGCGATGCAGATCGCCGCCGCCGCGCCGCAGTGGGTGCGCCGCGACGAGGTCCCCGCCGATGTCGTCGCGAAGGAGCTCGAGATCGCGAAGGCGCAGATGCGCGACCAGAAGAAGCCCGAGGCGATCCTCGAGAAGATCGCCCAGGGCAAGCTCGAGAAGTTCTACGAGCAGTTCTGCCTCCTCGATCAGCCGTTCGTGAAGGAGGACAAGAAGAAGATGTCCGAGGTCCTCACCGACGCGGTCGCCAAGATCGGCGAGAACATCCAGGTCCGGCGCTTCGCCCGCTTCGTGCTGGGCGAGGGGCTCGAGAAGAAGCAGGAGAACCTGGCCGAAGAGGTCGCCAAGGCGGCCGGGCTGCAGAAGTAG
- the rpsB gene encoding 30S ribosomal protein S2: MASALTTQGTAITMKQLLEAGVHFGHQTKRWNPKMKPYIFGARNGIYIIDLQKTVGLARGALRFVSDAVAKGGMVLFVGTKKQAQDAIREEASRSGQYHVTNRWLGGTLTNFKTVKQGIDRLKTIEKMAADGTYERLPKKEVAQLEREREKLEKNLGGIKEMSRLPAAIFVIDTKKEHIAVHEANRLGIPVVAVVDTNCDPEGIEYVIPGNDDAIRSIRLFTGKIAEACIEGRARYSTWAAQHGEERRPGEEDRDAASERGQKDRRDRRDRRGGGRDRERREPREDRAAASANVEVVRKGEVTPAQPAPGSDANR; the protein is encoded by the coding sequence ATGGCGAGCGCCCTCACGACGCAGGGCACCGCCATCACGATGAAGCAGCTCCTCGAGGCGGGCGTCCACTTCGGCCACCAGACGAAGCGCTGGAACCCGAAGATGAAGCCGTACATCTTCGGCGCCCGCAACGGCATCTACATCATCGACCTCCAGAAGACCGTCGGCCTCGCGCGCGGCGCGCTCCGCTTCGTCTCGGATGCGGTCGCGAAGGGCGGCATGGTCCTCTTCGTCGGCACGAAGAAGCAGGCCCAGGACGCCATCCGCGAGGAGGCCTCCCGCTCCGGCCAGTACCACGTCACGAACCGCTGGCTCGGCGGCACGCTCACGAACTTCAAGACCGTGAAGCAGGGCATCGACCGGCTGAAGACCATCGAGAAGATGGCGGCGGATGGCACCTACGAGCGGCTTCCCAAGAAGGAGGTCGCCCAGCTCGAGCGCGAGCGCGAGAAGCTGGAGAAGAACCTCGGCGGCATCAAGGAGATGAGCCGCCTGCCCGCCGCGATCTTCGTCATCGACACGAAGAAGGAGCACATCGCGGTGCACGAGGCGAACCGGCTCGGCATCCCGGTGGTCGCGGTCGTCGACACGAACTGCGATCCCGAGGGCATCGAGTACGTCATCCCCGGCAACGACGACGCGATCCGCTCCATCCGCCTCTTCACCGGCAAGATCGCCGAGGCCTGCATCGAGGGCCGCGCCCGCTACTCCACCTGGGCCGCGCAGCACGGCGAGGAGCGGCGTCCGGGCGAGGAGGATCGTGACGCCGCGAGCGAGCGCGGGCAGAAGGACCGCCGCGATCGCCGCGACCGCCGGGGAGGCGGGCGTGACCGCGAGCGCCGCGAGCCGCGCGAGGACCGCGCCGCCGCGAGCGCGAACGTCGAGGTCGTCCGCAAGGGCGAGGTGACGCCGGCGCAGCCCGCGCCCGGCAGCGACGCCAACCGCTAG
- a CDS encoding competence protein CoiA family protein encodes MRRRSKPRHGPPASVPRARRAPPGKPETAPTAPGERPTAARAAGDVLLAWARDRDGRKVHAVRLDANDRRARAPFTCLGCGEELVPHLGKVRAPHFAHRAGSACPLTAPETALHLDAKERLLALCEDAFTGRRRVTLLTRCPACRRAAPREVAREGDRAVTEGAIGALRADVLVLAGERPALAIEVVVTHAVDAAKEVALATAGVPAVEIDARDEWEREGADGVELACARSLGFPPCPTCAAHARADEDRARGGEGAEIAELEAYRARGFFSARPAGLPAPVAPHDAPLSREERAALADRFRCPDCGLTRLDLGERLARHACPGGTARPVAWRGYDGAVVTLSWWQR; translated from the coding sequence ATGCGCCGCCGCTCGAAGCCGAGACACGGTCCGCCAGCCTCGGTGCCCCGCGCCCGGCGCGCGCCCCCGGGCAAGCCGGAGACGGCGCCGACGGCGCCCGGAGAGCGGCCGACGGCGGCGAGGGCCGCGGGCGACGTCCTCCTCGCCTGGGCGCGCGACCGGGACGGCAGGAAGGTCCACGCGGTGCGGCTCGACGCGAACGACCGGCGCGCCCGCGCCCCCTTCACGTGCCTCGGCTGCGGGGAGGAGCTCGTCCCGCACCTCGGAAAGGTCCGCGCTCCCCACTTCGCGCACCGGGCCGGGTCGGCCTGCCCGCTCACCGCACCGGAGACGGCGCTGCACCTCGACGCGAAGGAGCGGCTCCTAGCCCTGTGCGAGGACGCCTTCACGGGAAGGCGGCGCGTGACGCTCCTCACCCGCTGCCCGGCGTGCCGGCGCGCCGCGCCGCGGGAGGTGGCGCGCGAGGGCGATCGGGCCGTCACGGAAGGCGCGATCGGCGCGCTCCGCGCGGACGTGCTCGTGCTGGCGGGGGAGCGCCCTGCCCTCGCCATCGAGGTGGTGGTGACGCACGCGGTGGACGCCGCCAAGGAGGTGGCGCTCGCGACCGCGGGGGTACCTGCGGTGGAGATCGACGCGCGCGACGAGTGGGAGCGGGAGGGCGCGGATGGGGTCGAGCTCGCCTGCGCGCGGAGCCTCGGCTTCCCTCCCTGCCCGACCTGCGCCGCGCACGCCCGCGCCGACGAGGACCGGGCGCGCGGAGGCGAGGGGGCCGAGATCGCCGAGCTCGAGGCGTACCGGGCGCGCGGCTTCTTCTCCGCCCGTCCCGCGGGGCTGCCGGCGCCCGTCGCGCCGCACGACGCGCCGCTGTCGAGGGAAGAGCGGGCGGCGCTCGCCGATCGCTTCCGCTGCCCCGACTGCGGCCTGACGCGCCTCGACCTGGGCGAGCGCTTGGCCCGCCACGCCTGCCCCGGAGGGACCGCCCGCCCGGTCGCCTGGCGGGGGTACGACGGCGCGGTGGTGACCCTGTCGTGGTGGCAGCGCTGA
- the bcp gene encoding thioredoxin-dependent thiol peroxidase, with protein MALEVGKKAPQFALPDEDENEVKLSDFAGKRVVVFFFPKADTPGUTREACDFRDEVDAFKRKKVAVVGISKDKPAAQKKFKEKYDLPFPLLSDPDAEVQQAWGVWKEKSMYGKTTMGTERTTVIVGPDGKVEHVFPKVKVEGHVAQVLESL; from the coding sequence ATGGCGCTCGAGGTGGGCAAGAAGGCCCCGCAGTTCGCGCTGCCCGACGAGGACGAGAACGAGGTGAAGCTCTCGGACTTCGCGGGGAAGCGCGTGGTCGTGTTCTTCTTCCCCAAGGCCGACACGCCCGGCTGAACGCGGGAGGCCTGCGACTTCCGGGACGAAGTCGACGCGTTCAAGAGGAAAAAGGTGGCGGTGGTGGGGATCTCCAAGGACAAGCCCGCCGCGCAGAAGAAGTTCAAGGAGAAGTACGACCTGCCGTTCCCGCTCCTCTCCGACCCCGACGCCGAGGTGCAGCAGGCCTGGGGCGTCTGGAAGGAAAAGAGCATGTACGGCAAGACGACCATGGGCACCGAGCGGACGACCGTGATCGTCGGTCCGGACGGCAAGGTCGAGCACGTCTTCCCCAAGGTGAAGGTGGAGGGCCACGTGGCGCAGGTGCTCGAGAGCCTGTAA
- a CDS encoding RsmB/NOP family class I SAM-dependent RNA methyltransferase, producing MPRKPLRPRPNRNDLVDPLVLEVHGLVRDQGWLADRALERALRREPKPWASERRAVAESVYGLIRWQGLLDFLLGGKPDLATRYAAWLVRFEGVPVADAARRLAVPPAALAGLASAEARLAAVTEPVERLSLEASLPSWIAERFVRELGEVEARTLAAAMNARAPLTVRANLLKIDREELRGKLGSEGMASEPTRFSPWGLVLDGHQNAFALGSFRDGLFEIQDEGSQLIALACGARPGKTVVDACAGAGGKSLALAMEMRNKGSLHALDTDEGRLDDAKKRARRAGVHNLRARVIAAGAEAEAQLADLAGQADVVLVDAPCSGLGTLRRKPDARWRLTPEDPERFAGIQRTLVRRFAALLRPGGRLVYATCSVGKTENGDIADYAEREVGLAPVPLAPLLGEERAKALGVDGARLELFPHRHGTDGFFVAAFEKRK from the coding sequence ATGCCGCGCAAACCGCTCCGACCCCGCCCGAACCGAAACGACCTCGTGGACCCGCTGGTGCTCGAGGTCCACGGCCTCGTGCGCGACCAGGGCTGGCTCGCGGATCGCGCCCTCGAGCGCGCGCTCCGGCGCGAGCCGAAGCCCTGGGCCTCCGAGCGGCGCGCGGTAGCCGAGTCGGTCTACGGGCTCATCCGCTGGCAGGGGCTGCTCGACTTCCTGCTCGGCGGGAAGCCCGACCTCGCGACGCGCTACGCCGCCTGGCTCGTGCGGTTCGAGGGCGTCCCGGTGGCGGACGCTGCGCGGCGGCTCGCGGTCCCACCGGCCGCGCTCGCGGGGCTCGCGAGCGCGGAGGCGCGGCTCGCCGCGGTGACCGAGCCGGTGGAGCGGCTCTCCCTCGAGGCGTCCCTGCCGAGCTGGATCGCGGAGCGCTTCGTCCGCGAGCTCGGGGAGGTCGAGGCGCGCACGCTCGCGGCGGCGATGAACGCGCGTGCGCCGCTCACGGTCCGCGCGAACCTGCTGAAGATCGATCGCGAGGAGCTGCGCGGAAAGCTCGGCTCGGAGGGCATGGCGTCGGAGCCGACGCGCTTCTCGCCGTGGGGGCTCGTCCTCGACGGCCACCAGAACGCCTTCGCCCTCGGCTCGTTCCGCGACGGGCTGTTCGAGATCCAGGACGAGGGCAGCCAGCTCATCGCCCTCGCCTGCGGCGCGCGGCCCGGCAAGACGGTGGTGGACGCCTGCGCCGGCGCCGGGGGCAAGTCGCTCGCGCTCGCGATGGAGATGCGGAACAAGGGCTCGCTCCACGCGCTCGACACGGACGAGGGGCGCCTCGACGACGCCAAGAAGCGCGCCCGCCGCGCCGGCGTGCACAACCTCCGCGCGCGCGTCATCGCCGCCGGGGCCGAGGCCGAGGCGCAGCTCGCGGACCTCGCCGGGCAGGCCGACGTCGTGCTCGTGGACGCCCCGTGCAGCGGCCTCGGCACGCTGCGCCGCAAGCCCGACGCGCGCTGGCGGCTCACCCCGGAGGACCCCGAGCGCTTCGCGGGGATCCAGCGCACGCTGGTCCGGCGCTTCGCGGCGCTGCTCCGGCCGGGCGGCCGGCTCGTGTACGCCACCTGCTCCGTCGGCAAGACCGAGAACGGCGACATCGCGGACTACGCCGAGCGGGAGGTCGGCCTCGCGCCGGTGCCGCTCGCGCCGCTCCTCGGGGAGGAGCGGGCGAAGGCCCTGGGAGTGGACGGCGCTCGCCTCGAGCTCTTCCCGCACCGGCACGGGACGGACGGGTTCTTCGTGGCGGCGTTCGAGAAGAGGAAGTAG
- the mutM gene encoding bifunctional DNA-formamidopyrimidine glycosylase/DNA-(apurinic or apyrimidinic site) lyase yields the protein MPELPEVEIAARNLRRWTMGRRIERIEPDPKARYVFRPATPTAFARGLEGARFGPIRRIGKHLLVSMKKDGAPVGLLAHLGMTGKWLRREGDAAPSRFSRARFHLDDGAVLHFDDMRLFGRLRVVPGARFEEVREIAELGPDPLEQGIDLDRLAEALGRSRLAVKVRIMDQALLPGVGNIVASESLFLAKIDPRRQARSLTPAEVRKLADGILATVKETIAREDSPEISYVEEPGSENPFLVYAREGERCPRCRRAEIVRVVQAQRSTYYCPRCQR from the coding sequence GTGCCCGAGCTCCCCGAGGTCGAGATCGCGGCCCGCAACCTGCGGCGCTGGACGATGGGCCGGCGCATCGAGCGGATCGAGCCCGACCCGAAGGCGCGCTACGTCTTCCGCCCGGCGACGCCCACCGCCTTCGCGCGCGGCCTCGAGGGGGCGCGCTTCGGCCCGATCCGCCGCATCGGCAAGCACCTCCTCGTCTCGATGAAGAAGGACGGCGCGCCGGTCGGGCTCCTCGCCCACCTCGGCATGACCGGCAAGTGGCTCCGCCGCGAGGGGGACGCCGCGCCGTCCCGCTTCTCGCGCGCGCGCTTCCACCTCGACGACGGCGCGGTGCTGCACTTCGACGACATGCGGCTCTTCGGCCGGCTCCGGGTCGTGCCCGGCGCACGCTTCGAGGAGGTCCGGGAGATCGCCGAGCTGGGTCCCGATCCCCTGGAGCAGGGCATCGACCTCGACCGGCTCGCGGAGGCGCTCGGGCGCTCGAGGCTGGCGGTGAAGGTCCGCATCATGGACCAGGCGCTCCTCCCCGGTGTCGGCAACATCGTCGCGAGCGAGTCGCTCTTCCTCGCGAAGATCGACCCGCGCCGCCAGGCCCGCTCGCTCACGCCCGCCGAGGTCCGCAAGCTCGCCGACGGAATCCTCGCGACGGTGAAGGAGACCATCGCGCGCGAGGACAGCCCCGAGATCAGCTACGTCGAGGAGCCCGGGTCGGAGAACCCGTTCCTCGTGTACGCGCGCGAGGGCGAGAGGTGCCCGCGCTGCCGGCGGGCGGAGATCGTCCGCGTCGTCCAGGCGCAGCGCTCGACGTACTACTGTCCGCGCTGTCAGCGGTGA